A section of the Saccharopolyspora gregorii genome encodes:
- a CDS encoding acyl-CoA dehydrogenase family protein, with the protein MFIDCTEQQQALRAELRSYFSGLLSEEERAELGTERHGAVYREVVRRMGRDGWLGVGWPVEYGGRGFGPVAQHIFASEAARADVQLPSVTLQTVGPTLLAHGTPEQKAHFLPKILAGELHFAIGYTEPEAGTDLAALRTRAVRDGDHYVVDGQKIFTTGAHDADHIWLACRTDPDAPKHRGISILIVDTTDPGYSWTPIITCDGAHHVNATYFTGVRVPVSRLVGEQDRGWQLITTQLNHERVMLGPAGRIDGMAARVRDWAAARRDPDGTPLVELPDVRRALALAHACTRVNELLNWQVAAGGPVAAADASTTKVLTSERIQSLGRLFEEVVARHGDAADPGTGRLLDWLDVQGKRNLVLTFGGGVNEVQRELIATAGLGLPRVPR; encoded by the coding sequence GTGTTCATCGACTGCACCGAGCAGCAGCAGGCGCTGCGCGCCGAACTGCGCAGCTACTTCAGCGGCCTGCTCAGCGAGGAGGAACGCGCCGAACTCGGCACCGAGCGGCACGGCGCGGTGTACCGCGAAGTCGTGCGGCGGATGGGCCGCGACGGGTGGCTCGGCGTCGGCTGGCCCGTGGAGTACGGCGGCCGCGGGTTCGGCCCGGTGGCCCAGCACATCTTCGCCAGCGAGGCGGCGCGCGCCGACGTGCAGCTGCCCTCGGTGACGCTGCAGACGGTGGGCCCGACGCTGCTGGCGCACGGCACGCCCGAGCAGAAGGCCCACTTCCTGCCCAAGATCCTCGCCGGGGAGCTGCACTTCGCCATCGGCTACACCGAACCGGAGGCGGGCACCGACCTGGCCGCGCTGCGCACCCGCGCCGTGCGCGACGGCGACCACTACGTGGTGGACGGCCAGAAGATCTTCACCACCGGCGCGCACGACGCCGACCACATCTGGCTGGCCTGCCGCACCGACCCGGACGCGCCGAAGCACCGGGGGATCTCGATCCTCATCGTGGACACCACCGACCCCGGCTACTCGTGGACGCCGATCATCACCTGCGACGGGGCGCACCACGTCAACGCCACCTACTTCACCGGGGTGCGGGTGCCGGTGTCGCGGCTCGTGGGGGAGCAGGACCGCGGCTGGCAGCTGATCACCACCCAGCTCAACCACGAGCGGGTCATGCTCGGGCCCGCCGGGCGCATCGACGGGATGGCCGCGCGCGTCCGGGACTGGGCCGCCGCGCGCCGCGACCCGGACGGCACCCCGCTGGTGGAGCTGCCGGACGTGCGGCGCGCGCTGGCGCTCGCGCACGCCTGCACCCGGGTCAACGAGCTGCTGAACTGGCAGGTCGCCGCGGGCGGGCCGGTGGCGGCGGCGGACGCCTCGACGACGAAGGTGCTCACCTCCGAGCGCATCCAATCCCTGGGCCGGCTGTTCGAGGAGGTGGTGGCCCGGCACGGCGACGCCGCCGACCCCGGCACCGGGCGGCTGCTGGACTGGCTGGACGTGCAGGGCAAGCGGAACTTGGTGCTCACCTTCGGCGGCGGCGTCAACGAGGTCCAGCGGGAGCTGATCGCCACGGCCGGTCTCGGACTGCCCAGGGTTCCGCGGTGA
- a CDS encoding acyl-CoA dehydrogenase family protein — translation MDFALDDTHQPLRELANDVLVRERDRSRNAPDGDGSGTGSHTWKALAAAGLLSLAVPERLGGAGLGPLATAVLLTEIGRHAAPVPALATTAFGVLPVARHGTPAQQDRLLGEVGSGQVLTAALGEPSAPLTPAPRTSARPDGAELVVTGTKTDVPAAAAAREILVPVTVEGGGIAVALLRPDAPGVELEPTSTSGGTAWTTRFAQARGERLGGADALPDLLRCARAGICALGDGALAGALALTTEHVRTRTQFGRPLAAFQAVAGQIADVHIAARTLHLAVLAACWRLDERRPADEDLAVAALWLTEQAPAALHTCHHLHGGIGLDVTYPLHRHHSLVKDLTRLLGGSGSAVDALADRLARR, via the coding sequence GTGGATTTCGCGCTCGACGACACGCATCAACCGTTGCGGGAGCTGGCGAACGACGTCCTCGTCCGCGAACGCGATCGGAGCCGGAACGCGCCGGACGGCGACGGATCCGGAACGGGTTCTCACACCTGGAAGGCGCTGGCCGCCGCCGGACTGCTCTCGCTGGCCGTCCCGGAACGCCTCGGCGGCGCCGGGCTCGGCCCGCTGGCCACCGCCGTGCTGCTCACCGAGATCGGCAGGCACGCGGCCCCCGTCCCGGCGCTGGCGACCACGGCGTTCGGCGTGCTGCCGGTGGCCCGGCACGGCACCCCCGCCCAGCAGGACCGGCTGCTCGGCGAGGTCGGATCCGGGCAGGTGCTCACCGCCGCGCTCGGCGAACCCTCCGCGCCGCTGACCCCCGCACCCCGCACCTCGGCCCGGCCGGACGGCGCCGAGCTGGTCGTCACCGGCACCAAGACCGACGTGCCCGCGGCCGCCGCGGCCCGCGAGATCCTGGTCCCGGTCACCGTCGAAGGAGGTGGGATCGCCGTCGCGCTGCTGCGGCCCGACGCGCCCGGCGTCGAGCTGGAACCCACCTCGACCTCCGGTGGCACCGCGTGGACGACGCGCTTCGCGCAGGCGCGCGGCGAACGGCTCGGCGGCGCGGACGCGCTGCCCGACCTGCTGCGGTGCGCCCGCGCCGGGATCTGCGCGCTCGGCGACGGCGCCCTCGCGGGCGCGCTCGCGCTCACCACCGAGCACGTGCGCACCCGCACCCAGTTCGGCCGGCCGCTCGCGGCGTTCCAAGCCGTCGCCGGGCAGATCGCCGACGTGCACATCGCCGCCCGCACCCTGCACCTCGCGGTGCTCGCGGCCTGCTGGCGGCTCGACGAGCGGCGACCCGCCGACGAGGACCTGGCGGTCGCCGCGCTGTGGCTCACCGAGCAGGCCCCGGCCGCGCTGCACACCTGCCACCACCTGCACGGCGGGATCGGGCTCGACGTCACCTACCCGTTGCACCGGCACCACTCGCTGGTGAAGGACCTGACCAGGCTGCTGGGCGGCTCCGGGAGCGCGGTGGACGCGCTCGCCGACCGGCTCGCGCGGCGGTGA